One genomic segment of Gossypium arboreum isolate Shixiya-1 chromosome 3, ASM2569848v2, whole genome shotgun sequence includes these proteins:
- the LOC108476091 gene encoding myosin-binding protein 2, whose amino-acid sequence MAANKFATMLHNNTNRVTLVLAYALLEWVLILLLLLNSLFSYLIIKFADYFGLQRPCLWCTRLDHIFDPSKYNNSYRDLVCDGHANEISRLGYCSSHRKLAESRDMCEDCLSSSRSDCCDLSKKLAFFPWMKQVGLIQDGGDKVMENSEVNSKCSCCGVMLEKKLNFPYLLIKPSWEVLDYPHKGNLITEDGGFDNVEDEGNASDGAKSDVLADFQEDKQRVEENNRVEILSHGDEDEDGGEGEGVGGELGKEEFSCFISSFDCNQMATNEDDVILEKDLVSMEEEKEGNLNVLMDGPELTQVACSKEESLEIQPKHLEFYIEGDGCHLIPIELMASVGVESQRIYNFREEDEGIAGNGDVILDFDMHCGTPLELVVENSCSSGEKVALISPHESEDETSVTVVESIESKEMKESFSTHAREEDEQVPLNEADEVQGNAATGEGEMSVDVNQVSDEQNDEIEAEVSIGTDIPDHEPIEDIQLQHLFDEFTHENPSTTAQLHVDADNGSKNTEEETIQFKTMTVETCDQAIKIHLSVHSESNEIEDDKVLDTPTSLDGIHQLHKKLLLLEKREPGTEDSLDGSVFSDIECGDGLLTVEKLKSALKAERKALNDLCTELEEERSASAVAAHQTMAMINRLQEEKAAMQMEALQYQRMMEEQSEYDQEALQLLNELMVKREKEKAELEKELEIYRRRVQDYETREKMIMLRRRKDDGTRSATSGTCSNAEDSDSPSVDLNQEPKEEDNFGNHQEDSRQNTPADAVLYLEESLASFEEERLSILEQLKILEEKMVSLNDEELHFEDVKSIELLYEENGNGFYGSSDFTYETNGVTNGHFEGANGKHHQEKKLMAANAKRLLPLFDAADAEIEDGILNGRGNGFDSVVLQQNSPANSELESKKLAIEEEVDHVYERLQALEADREFLKHCISSLRKGDKGICLLQEILQHLRDLRSVDLRVRNIGDTVI is encoded by the exons ATGGCTGCAAATAAATTTGCAACCATGTTGCATAATAATACAAACAGGGTCACTCTTGTTCTTGCATATGCATTGCTGGAATGGGTTCTCATCCTTCTTCTCCTTCTCAATTCTCTCTTTTCTTATCTGATCATCAAATTTGCTGATTACTTCGGTCTTCAAAGGCCTTGCCTTTGGTGTACTAGGCTTGATCATATCTTTGACCCATCCAAGTACAACAATTCTTATAGGGATCTTGTTTGCGATGGTCATGCCAACGAGATTTCTAGACTGGGTTATTGTTCATCCCATCGGAAACTAGCCGAGTCTCGAGATATGTGTGAGGATTGCTTGTCCTCATCACGGTCGGATTGTTGTGACTTGTCAAAGAAGTTAGCTTTTTTCCCATGGATGAAGCAGGTCGGTTTGATTCAAGATGGTGGCGATAAAGTGATGGAAAATAGTGAAGTGAATTCCAAGTGTTCTTGTTGCGGTGTCATGTTGGAGAAAAAGTTGAACTTTCCTTATCTCTTGATTAAGCCTTCTTGGGAGGTTTTGGATTATCCCCACAAAGGTAATTTAATTACTGAAGATGGAGGATTTGATAATGTTGAAGATGAAGGCAATGCTTCAGATGGAGCCAAATCAGATGTTTTGGCTGATTTTCAGGAAGATAAACAAAGGGTTGAAGAAAACAATAGAGTTGAGATCTTATCTCATGGTGATGAGGATGAGGATGGGGGTGAGGGTGAGGGTGTTGGAGGAGAACTGGGAAAAGAGGAGTTTTCATGTTTTATTTCTAGTTTTGATTGCAATCAAATGGCTACCAATGAAGATGATGTGATCTTAGAGAAAGATCTGGTATcaatggaagaagaaaaagaaggaaactTAAATGTGTTAATGGATGGCCCTGAGTTGACTCAAGTCGCTTGTAGCAAAGAGGAGTCTCTTGAAATTCAACCTAAGCATCTGGAGTTCTACATCGAAGGGGATGGTTGCCATTTGATTCCAATTGAATTGATGGCTTCTGTTGGCGTGGAAAGCCAAAGAATATACAATTTTAGAGAGGAAGATGAAGGTATTGCTGGTAATGGAGATGTTATTTTGGACTTTGATATGCATTGTGGAACACCATTGGAACTGGTAGTGGAGAATAGTTGCAGTTCAGGAGAGAAAGTGGCATTGATTTCACCCCATGAGAGTGAGGATGAAACCAGTGTTACAGTGGTTGAATCAATTGAGTCTAAGGAGATGAAGGAGAGCTTTTCAACGCATGCAAGAGAGGAAGATGAGCAAGTTCCTTTGAATGAAGCTGATGAAGTTCAAGGAAATGCAGCAACAGGAGAAGGGGAAATGAGTGTAGATGTTAATCAAG TTTCTGATGAgcaaaatgatgaaattgaagCAGAGGTCTCAATAGGGACAGATATCCCTGATCATGAACCAATTGAAGATATTCAACTGCAACATTTGTTTGATGAATTCACACATGAAAATCCCTCCACCACTGCTCAATTGCATGTAGATGCTGATAATG GCTCCAAGAATACTGAGGAAGAAACAATACAGTTTAAAACTATGACAGTTGAGACATGTGACCAAGCAATAAAAATCCATTTATCAGTACATTCAGAGTCTAATGAGATTGAGGATGATAAAGTTCTTGATACACCAACCTCTCTGGATGGTATCCACCAGTTGCACAAGAAGTTGCTATTGCTCGAAAAAAGAGAACCGGGAACGGAAGATTCATTGGATGGAAGTGTTTTTAGTGACATTGAGTGTGGTGATGGACTACTGACTGTTGAGAAGTTGAAATCAGCATTAAAAGCTGAAAGGAAGGCTTTAAATGATTTGTGTACCGAACTCGAGGAAGAGAGGAGTGCTTCTGCTGTAGCAGCACACCAGACGATGGCAATGATAAATAGGCTTCAAGAAGAAAAGGCGGCAATGCAGATGGAAGCCTTGCAGTATCAGAGGATGATGGAAGAACAATCTGAGTATGACCAGGAAGCTTTGCAGCTTCTTAATGAGCTTATGGTCAAGAGGGAGAAAGAGAAGGCGGAGCTCGAGAAAGAGCTTGAGATATATCGCAGGAGGGTGCAGGACTATGAGACCAGAGAGAAAATGATAATGCTGAGAAGAAGGAAAGATGATGGCACTAGGAGTGCTACTTCCGGTACTTGCAGCAATGCTGAGGACAGTGACAGTCCATCAGTTGATTTGAATCAGGAACCAAAGGAAGAAGACAACTTTGGGAACCATCAAGAGGACAGCAGACAGAATACCCCTGCTGATGCAGTTCTCTATTTGGAGGAGTCGTTGGCTAGCTTTGAGGAAGAGAGGCTATCGATTCTAGAGCAGCTCAAAATATTGGAAGAGAAAATGGTTTCATTGAATGATGAGGAGTTACATTTTGAGGATGTAAAATCAATTGAATTATTGTATGAAGAGAATGGCAATGGCTTCTATGGAAGTTCTGATTTCACCTATGAAACAAATGGGGTTACCAATGGTCATTTCGAGGGAGCAAATGGGAAACATCATCAGGAGAAAAAGCTGATGGCTGCAAATGCAAAGAGACTTCTCCCACTTTTTGATGCTGCTGATGCAGAAATCGAGGATGGGATACTGAATGGACGTGGAAATGGATTTGATTCTGTTGTCTTGCAACAGAATTCACCCGCCAACTCCGAACTAGAGAGCAAAAAGCTGGCTATTGAGGAAGAAGTGGATCATGTTTATGAGAGACTACAAGCACTTGAGGCAGATAGGGAGTTCCTAAAGCATTGTATTAGCTCCTTGAGGAAAGGAGATAAAGGAATCTGTCTTCTTCAAGAAATTTTACAACATCTTCGTGATTTACGGAGTGTGGATCTCCGAGTAAGGAATATCGGAGACACCGTTATATAG